A single Venturia canescens isolate UGA chromosome 1, ASM1945775v1, whole genome shotgun sequence DNA region contains:
- the Got1 gene encoding aspartate aminotransferase, cytoplasmic, translating into MSETRFTDVKLGPPIEVFALQKSFVDDPHENKCSLTIGAYRTSEGKPWVLPVVRKVEKSLASDELQNHEYLPVLGLEAFSQAAVNILLGPNSPIVLQGKAFGVQSLSGTGALRVGADFLARILHYDTFYYSTPTWENHKLIFTNAGFKKACEYRYWHPETRGVDIEGMLQDLRDAPANAVIILHACAHNPTGCDPTPEQWKRIADVIEEKKLFTFFDSAYQGFASGDLDRDAYAVRLFAERGMEFLCAQSFAKNFGLYNERAGNLVVVMNNTKQIVQVKSQLTLIVRGMYSNPPNHGARIVATVLNNPDLFAEWKGHIRVMSSRIKAMRASLYEKLQELGTPGSWEHITSQIGMFSYTGLTERQVEHLREHFHIYMLRSGRINMCGLNEKNMDYVAKAFHETILKFPSS; encoded by the exons atgagtgaaacaAGATTCACAGATGTTAAACTAGGACCACCTATTGAAGTATTTGCCCTTCAAAAGTCCTTCGTTGATGATCCTCACGAAAACAAATGTAGCTTGACAATCGGCG CGTATAGAACAAGTGAAGGCAAACCTTGGGTTCTGCCAGTGGTacgaaaagtggaaaaatctCTGGCTTCGGATGAACTGCAAAATCATGAGTACCTGCCAGTTTTAGGACTGGAAGCTTTTAGTCAAGCAGCAGTCAATATTCTTTTGGGCCCAAATTCTCCCATTGTTCTCCAGGGTAAAGCATTTGGTGTTCAGAGTCTCTCTGGCACAGGAGCTTTGCGAGTCGGCGCTGATTTCCTCGCTCGCATTCTTCACTACGATACATTTTACTACAGCACACCAACGTGGG AGAATCACAAATTGATTTTCACCAATGCCGGATTCAAGAAAGCTTGTGAATATCGTTACTGGCATCCTGAGACTCGTGGAGTCGACATCGAAGGAATGCTTCAAGATCTTCGAGATGCACCCGCGAACGCAGTCATAATCCTTCATGCTTGTGCTCACAATCCCACCGGCTGTGACCCCACGCCTGAACAATGGAAAAGAATAGCCGATGtgattgaagagaaaaaactctTCACCTTTTTCGACAGCGCTTACCAA GGCTTTGCAAGCGGCGACCTTGATCGCGATGCTTACGCAGTTCGCCTCTTTGCTGAGAGGGGTATGGAATTTTTGTGCGCTCAAAGTTTCGCTAAGAATTTCGGTCTCTATAACGAAAGAGCTGGCAATCTCGTCGTTGTTATGAACAATACCAAACAAATTGTTCAGGTCAAGTCACAGTTGACTCTCATCGTTCGTGGAATGTACAGCAATCCACCGAATCATGGAGCTCGCATCGTGGCAACAGTTTTGAACAATCCTGATCTGTTTGCTGAATG GAAGGGTCATATCCGCGTAATGTCTTCCAGAATAAAAGCCATGCGAGCTAGTCtttacgaaaaattacaaGAATTAGGAACTCCTGGATCTTGGGAGCACATTACATCTCAAATCGGAATGTTTTCTTATACTGGATTGACCG AGAGACAAGTAGAACATTTGAGAGAACACTTCCACATTTATATGCTGCGCAGTGGAAGAATAAATATGTGTGGATTAAATGAAAAGAATATGGATTACGTTGCAAAAGCATTTCACGAAACAATTCTCAAGTTTCCATCCTCGTAG
- the LOC122419243 gene encoding small integral membrane protein 8 produces MENKPQNPQPGDGLRSMRTTMLFRAVNFELYTRPNMIIMGLGIAAMTGCAGYIFYMRSKYEGMGFYTAVESDGKETFKKKVSKWNN; encoded by the exons ATGGAAAACAAACCACAGAACCCTCAGCCAGGAGATGGTCTGAGGTCAATGAGGACAACAATGCTCTTTCGGGCGGTTAATTTCGAATTGTATACACGACct AACATGATAATAATGGGACTGGGTATTGCGGCGATGACTGGATGTGCCGGCTACATATTTTACATGCGTTCGAAATACGAGGGTATGGGTTTTTACACCGCGGTGGAATCGGATGGCAAGGAAACGTTTAAAAAGAAAGTTTCCAAATGGAATAATTGA
- the LOC122419242 gene encoding DENN domain-containing protein 10-like, translated as MTPLINLISCSIIEKDCNGDVLWTWSYPAVTDTQKSYVTRKWNSRTKQNSIQSFIGARLDNAWIYIHSSEAIAANKLPRVKCCAVVLITKDFNPHDYQELCRIMNNSYCESGDPTEVLRHYLAAFSEGLVRDSKGNALHQFDGEWRMNNNHAKKLIRTFELETILIYTAILLKKKIVIYHHSLEELFGWIETFPTLMKHRKVTDNLFPWIDLVQDELSELKSYSYYIAGCRDSSISSKPELFDLLVNIPAREITVASHAKESLTMTKAHKEIALFMVQLCEKDDDNKGQIINEIAEKTQDLLSQLKTLAMLEPTEGKKVLSSVKSIRERDLPPAVENFLINLGMAENLFPI; from the exons ATGACGCCTCTAATTAATTTGATATCGTGTAGTATAATAG AAAAAGATTGCAATGGAGATGTATTGTGGACTTGGTCCTATCCTGCTGTCACTGACACCCAGAAATCTTATGTTACAAGGAAATGGAACTCTCGTACCAAACAAAATAGCATTCAGTCTTTTATAGGAGCAAGACTAGACAATGCTTGGATTTATATTCACAGCAGCGAAGCTATCGCAGCCAACAAATTGCCAAGA GTAAAGTGTTGTGCTGTAGTGCTCATCACCAAGGATTTCAATCCCCATGACTATCAGGAACTGTGCAgaataatgaataattcatATTGCGAATCGGGTGATCCTACCGAAGTTTTGAGGCATTACTTGGCTGCATTTTCTGAAGGTCTTGTACGTGATTCGAAAGGCAATGCGTTGCACCAATTTGACGGAGAGTGGCGAATGAATAACAATCATgccaaaaaattaataagaacTTTCGAAttggaaacaattttgataTACACagcaattttgttgaaaaaaaaaattgtcatttaTCATCACAGTCTTGAAGAACTGTTCGGATGGATCGAAACTTTTCCTACTTTGATGAAGCATCGCAAAGTAACTGACAATCTTTTTCCCTGGATTGATCTTGTTCAGGATGAGCTTTCAGAACTCAAA AGCTATTCGTACTACATTGCCGGATGTCGAGACAGTTCTATTTCTTCAAAACCAGAATTATTTGATTTATTGGTAAACATTCCAGCTAGAGAAATTACCGTTGCTTCACACGCGAAAG AGAGTCTAACTATGACAAAAGCCCACAAGGAAATCGCGTTATTCATGGTGCAACTCTGTGAAAAGGATGACGACAACAAAGGGCAAATAATCAACGAGATCGCTGAGAAGACTCAAGATCTTTTGAGTCAATTGAAGACTCTAGCAATGTTAGAACCTACAGAAGGGAAAAAAGTTCTTTCTTCTGTTAAAAGTATTCGTGAACGCGATTTACCACCGGcggtagaaaattttttgataaacttgGGTATGGCAGAAAATCTATTTCCTAtctga